In the genome of Marinifilum sp. JC120, the window GTGCACCTCGTGCCGAGGTGGTGGAACTGGTAGACACGCTGTCTTGAGGGGGCAGTGGAAGAGATTCCGTGGGGGTTCGAATCCCCCCCTCGGCACCATGCAACTGAGAAAGGGTTGAAACGAAAGTTTCAACCCTTTTTTGCGTTTTTATCAAAACCCTTCTCCAAAAACTCTTTGAAATTTTCTTCAATCCTAGTTGTCAAATTATTAATAGTTTTGTAGATATTTCCAAGCGCGTCATTGATAAATATCGACTATGCGTATTAAAGGAAATTCTACAATGAAAAAAGCATTAATTTTCTTTCTGACAGCGTTTGTGGTCATGATTGCCTCTGTCTATTATGCGAACGCTGAACAATTCCAATACCTGCGCCCAAAAGATGGCGATTCTTTTTCTGTCATGCTGCGTGGACTGGATATTGATATTCGTCTGATCTCCGTAGACTGCCCGGAGTACAAACAGGAATTTGGACAAGAAGCGCGGGAGTTCACTGACCTGTGGTTACGCAAAGGGAGTGCTTACATTGAATACGATCATCGCACGCAGGACCGTTACAAGCGGGTGCTCGGTTATGTCTGGCGAAAAGGGGAGATGCTGAATTATGAACTGGTACGTCGGGGGTA includes:
- a CDS encoding thermonuclease family protein encodes the protein MRIKGNSTMKKALIFFLTAFVVMIASVYYANAEQFQYLRPKDGDSFSVMLRGLDIDIRLISVDCPEYKQEFGQEAREFTDLWLRKGSAYIEYDHRTQDRYKRVLGYVWRKGEMLNYELVRRGYCIVAYYADTKMHYPKLKEAEELAKKDRIGIWVNGGLKMTPAEFRKWKRGRKVSARK